The proteins below come from a single uncultured Dethiosulfovibrio sp. genomic window:
- the glmM gene encoding phosphoglucosamine mutase — protein sequence MSDVAGKKRCLFGTDGVRDIANRGAMTPEMALRLGRAYVLFLTERGFPRPKIVVGRDTRRSGAMLEAALVAGMTSAGADVVCVGVTPTPGVSFGVELLRAQGGAVISASHNPAEYNGIKFLDNSGSKLSDDSELAIEEYLGDNLIDDWRPSGGSIGKVEHRESDFNSSYVERIRVSVGEEGLNSLKVVFDCANGAASAVLPDVLSSLVDGGNFEIIGASPDGLNINEKSGVMSMKGLSERVVQAGYDIGIAYDGDADRVLLVDGKGRPLDGDIILWVLGRWLKDKGSLGAGIVTTVMSNMALDKHMAQSGIKTFRCPVGDRYVLQSMRENCSSLGGEQSGHVIAFPYTKTGDGVCTGFLFIRACLDMKEDIQTLVDRFGRFPQKLTNIAVNSKTAIMKDDNILAAVDEVSRMLGDSGRIFLRPSGTEPIVRLLVECEDLELVESLSRSIEEKITSLVAN from the coding sequence GAGGTGCCATGACCCCTGAAATGGCCCTTAGATTAGGTAGGGCTTACGTTCTTTTTTTGACGGAAAGGGGATTCCCTAGGCCTAAGATAGTGGTAGGTAGGGATACCCGTAGATCCGGTGCCATGCTTGAAGCTGCTCTAGTCGCCGGTATGACCTCCGCTGGAGCGGACGTGGTGTGTGTAGGGGTTACTCCGACGCCAGGAGTCAGCTTTGGGGTTGAACTACTTAGAGCTCAGGGGGGAGCGGTTATAAGTGCCTCCCACAATCCGGCGGAGTACAACGGGATAAAGTTTTTGGACAACTCTGGGTCAAAACTCTCCGATGATTCTGAGTTAGCGATAGAGGAATACCTTGGAGATAACCTCATCGACGATTGGCGGCCTTCCGGTGGCTCTATCGGCAAAGTCGAACACAGGGAGAGCGATTTTAACTCCAGTTACGTGGAGAGGATTCGAGTCTCCGTAGGAGAAGAGGGGCTAAACTCCCTTAAAGTGGTTTTCGACTGTGCCAACGGAGCGGCTTCTGCGGTTCTCCCTGATGTACTCTCCTCTCTAGTGGATGGCGGAAACTTCGAGATAATAGGTGCTAGTCCCGATGGATTGAACATAAACGAAAAAAGTGGAGTCATGTCCATGAAAGGGCTTTCCGAAAGGGTTGTCCAGGCAGGTTACGATATAGGGATAGCCTACGATGGAGATGCCGACAGAGTACTTTTGGTGGACGGCAAGGGAAGACCTCTCGACGGTGATATCATCCTTTGGGTCTTGGGGAGATGGCTTAAGGATAAAGGGAGCCTGGGAGCCGGTATAGTTACTACCGTAATGAGCAATATGGCTTTGGATAAGCACATGGCTCAGTCTGGAATAAAAACCTTTAGGTGTCCTGTAGGCGACAGGTATGTGCTACAGTCCATGAGAGAGAACTGCTCATCTCTGGGGGGAGAGCAGTCTGGGCACGTAATAGCTTTTCCCTATACAAAGACCGGGGATGGCGTCTGCACCGGCTTCCTCTTCATAAGGGCCTGTCTGGATATGAAAGAGGATATTCAGACCCTTGTGGATCGTTTTGGTCGCTTTCCCCAAAAGTTGACCAACATAGCGGTTAACAGCAAAACCGCCATAATGAAGGACGATAATATCCTGGCAGCGGTGGACGAAGTTTCCAGGATGTTAGGTGACTCAGGCAGGATATTCCTCCGTCCATCGGGAACTGAGCCTATCGTTCGGCTGTTGGTGGAGTGTGAGGATCTTGAACTGGTCGAATCGCTTTCTCGGTCTATAGAGGAAAAAATAACCTCCCTTGTAGCCAACTAG
- the glmS gene encoding glutamine--fructose-6-phosphate transaminase (isomerizing): MCGIVGYVGPRDVSKVVLSGLARLEYRGYDSAGMAISGDDGIKRSREVGKVADLARMLETSPLVGNLGIGHTRWATHGGVSVENAHPHCDSSCSVVLVHNGIIENYVGIKEELLSNGGVFSSQTDTEVAAHLLGKIYSGDPKEALVELYRRITGAFALAVMFADDKDHIYCIRKGSPLIVALGDGETLCASDVPAVLEYTRKIVYMGEGEMACLSREGASFWDSQGRTIEKDVVEVDWDLSMVEKGGYPHFMLKEINEQGAVMRQTLTGRTEGNVVDLSQELSWTSDWARSIKKVHLVACGTSYYAASVAERVMGLFTDLDVRVDIASEYRYRSIPIGEDTLAIFVSQSGETLDTLAAERFAKEKGARCLAITNNGLSSIAREVDDVLLLKAGPEIGVAATKTFTGQMAVLYLMALYLAKLRGSLSKDDETRLVKEMTCLPYKIEGLLENSDPIKSMAEKYSLARDFLFLGRGFSFPIALEGALKLKEISYIHAEAYAAGEMKHGPIALLDRAVPVVVVMPDDELWEKTLSNVQETKARKSPVIAVTTVGRESSLKDVEDILTVPSTEPELSPFLTVIPLQMFAYYVALARGTEIDQPRNLAKSVTVE; this comes from the coding sequence ATGTGTGGGATAGTCGGATACGTAGGACCGAGAGATGTATCGAAAGTCGTTTTAAGTGGCCTAGCTAGGCTTGAGTATAGAGGTTACGATTCTGCCGGTATGGCCATATCGGGAGATGACGGAATTAAAAGGTCGAGGGAGGTCGGCAAGGTAGCTGACCTGGCGAGGATGTTGGAGACATCTCCTCTGGTAGGAAACCTTGGAATTGGCCACACCAGATGGGCTACCCACGGAGGGGTATCGGTGGAAAACGCCCATCCTCACTGTGACTCATCCTGCTCGGTGGTCTTGGTCCATAACGGAATTATAGAGAATTACGTTGGCATAAAAGAGGAACTCCTGTCTAACGGAGGAGTTTTCTCATCTCAGACCGACACCGAGGTAGCTGCCCATCTTTTGGGGAAAATATACTCTGGTGATCCTAAAGAGGCACTGGTTGAGTTATATCGCAGGATAACCGGAGCCTTCGCCCTTGCGGTTATGTTTGCTGACGATAAAGACCATATTTACTGCATAAGAAAAGGATCCCCTCTCATCGTGGCCCTCGGAGACGGAGAGACCCTCTGTGCCTCCGACGTGCCTGCTGTATTGGAGTACACCAGAAAGATAGTCTATATGGGAGAAGGGGAGATGGCCTGTCTTTCCCGAGAAGGTGCCTCTTTCTGGGACAGCCAGGGGCGCACCATAGAGAAGGATGTGGTCGAGGTAGATTGGGATCTCTCTATGGTGGAAAAAGGCGGATATCCCCACTTTATGCTTAAGGAGATCAACGAGCAGGGGGCGGTTATGCGCCAGACCCTTACAGGAAGGACCGAGGGAAACGTAGTGGACCTATCTCAGGAGCTTTCCTGGACCTCCGACTGGGCTAGATCTATCAAAAAGGTCCATCTCGTCGCCTGCGGTACCTCCTATTACGCCGCCTCGGTTGCGGAAAGGGTTATGGGGCTATTCACCGATCTTGACGTGAGGGTGGATATAGCATCGGAGTACCGCTATCGCTCCATTCCTATAGGGGAGGACACTCTGGCGATATTCGTCTCCCAGTCTGGAGAGACCCTGGATACTCTGGCGGCGGAGAGGTTCGCCAAGGAAAAGGGGGCCAGATGTCTCGCCATCACCAATAACGGCCTTTCCTCCATAGCCCGAGAGGTCGATGATGTGCTTCTTTTAAAAGCAGGACCGGAGATAGGTGTAGCCGCTACCAAAACCTTCACCGGTCAGATGGCGGTGCTGTACCTCATGGCCCTGTATCTGGCGAAGCTGAGAGGATCTCTCTCCAAAGACGATGAGACAAGACTCGTCAAAGAGATGACCTGTCTGCCCTACAAGATAGAGGGACTTCTGGAAAACAGCGACCCTATAAAATCCATGGCGGAGAAATACTCTCTAGCACGGGATTTCCTTTTCCTAGGGAGAGGGTTTTCCTTCCCTATCGCCCTTGAAGGGGCGCTGAAACTGAAGGAAATATCCTACATTCACGCCGAGGCCTACGCCGCAGGGGAGATGAAACACGGACCTATCGCCCTTCTGGACAGGGCGGTTCCGGTGGTGGTGGTAATGCCCGACGACGAGCTGTGGGAAAAGACCCTGTCCAATGTCCAGGAGACCAAGGCCAGAAAGTCTCCGGTGATAGCTGTGACAACCGTAGGAAGGGAGTCGTCTCTTAAGGACGTGGAGGATATTTTAACCGTCCCCTCGACAGAGCCGGAGCTCTCTCCCTTCCTGACGGTAATACCTCTCCAGATGTTCGCCTATTATGTGGCTTTAGCGAGAGGCACCGAGATAGATCAACCTAGAAACCTGGCGAAAAGCGTTACAGTAGAATAG
- the kduD gene encoding 2-dehydro-3-deoxy-D-gluconate 5-dehydrogenase KduD produces MSGKKALVTGARTGIGQGIALGLAQAGADVIALGHSSMPETKEAVEALGRGFYPYEVDLVSSHKSDLVKVVDRIWSETGEVDILINNAGIIRRSDLLDFSETDWQDVINVNQNALFFLSQAVASNMVKNGIKGKIVNIASMLTFQGGIRVPSYTASKSAVAGITRAMANELARYGIQVNAIAPGYIATNNTEALRADETRNSEILGRIPASRWGTPEDLAGMAVFLSSSASDYVTGSIFPVDGGWLSR; encoded by the coding sequence TTGTCAGGAAAAAAAGCCTTGGTTACCGGTGCAAGAACCGGAATAGGACAGGGTATTGCTTTAGGGCTAGCTCAGGCGGGGGCGGACGTGATCGCCCTCGGTCACAGCTCTATGCCTGAGACGAAAGAGGCGGTAGAGGCTTTAGGCAGAGGGTTTTATCCCTACGAGGTCGATTTAGTTAGCTCTCATAAGTCCGATTTGGTCAAAGTCGTCGATCGCATCTGGTCTGAGACGGGAGAGGTGGATATTCTTATCAACAACGCTGGCATAATACGAAGATCGGACCTACTGGATTTTTCCGAGACCGATTGGCAGGACGTCATAAACGTAAACCAAAATGCCCTTTTCTTCCTCTCCCAGGCGGTAGCGTCCAATATGGTGAAAAATGGGATAAAAGGCAAAATCGTGAACATCGCCTCTATGCTTACCTTTCAAGGAGGAATCAGGGTTCCATCCTACACCGCCAGCAAAAGCGCCGTCGCTGGAATCACAAGGGCTATGGCCAACGAACTGGCTCGTTACGGAATTCAGGTAAACGCCATCGCACCTGGATACATAGCCACCAACAACACCGAGGCCCTTCGGGCCGACGAGACCAGAAACTCGGAGATTCTGGGACGTATTCCGGCGAGCCGATGGGGAACCCCTGAGGATTTGGCGGGAATGGCGGTATTCCTGTCCTCCTCTGCGTCGGATTACGTTACAGGATCCATATTCCCTGTGGACGGAGGATGGCTTTCCCGCTAA
- a CDS encoding IclR family transcriptional regulator: MDKQGIQVLQRLFDVLSYLSDRNDYAGVKEIAEGTGLSRTTVHRILGTCEANYVVLKDEIGRYRLGPRSLEWANSYQLQTGIARLARAHLKELLQDLKETVHLFIYEKGEAFYLEKMHSYSQTGMDSRIGSRLELYCTSAGKAILAALPEEEFDLYMETVELRPKTDRTETDRERFRSVIDEIRDRGYALDDQENDLGVRCIGAAVMDKRGYPVGAVSLTGPVFRITDEKLESLGKRVLATARLISYQLGYSAR; this comes from the coding sequence ATGGATAAACAAGGTATTCAGGTACTACAGAGGCTTTTTGACGTTTTGTCCTATCTTTCCGATCGAAACGATTACGCAGGGGTGAAGGAGATAGCCGAGGGGACCGGCCTTTCGAGGACCACGGTTCACAGGATTTTGGGAACCTGTGAGGCTAATTACGTGGTGTTGAAAGATGAGATTGGACGGTATCGTCTTGGTCCCAGAAGCCTCGAATGGGCCAACTCCTATCAGCTTCAGACCGGCATAGCCAGGCTCGCCAGGGCTCATTTAAAGGAGCTTCTCCAGGATCTCAAAGAGACGGTCCATCTTTTCATATACGAAAAGGGTGAAGCCTTTTATCTCGAGAAAATGCACAGCTACAGCCAGACCGGCATGGATTCCAGAATAGGGTCCAGGCTGGAGCTCTATTGCACCTCCGCAGGAAAGGCCATATTGGCGGCCCTGCCGGAGGAGGAGTTCGATCTCTATATGGAGACCGTCGAACTCCGTCCTAAGACCGACAGGACCGAAACGGACAGGGAACGATTCCGGTCTGTTATCGATGAGATCAGAGATAGGGGATATGCCCTGGACGACCAGGAGAACGATCTAGGTGTTAGGTGTATAGGCGCCGCCGTTATGGATAAACGAGGCTATCCCGTCGGAGCGGTAAGTTTAACCGGACCGGTTTTCAGGATAACCGACGAGAAATTGGAATCCCTTGGAAAGAGGGTCTTGGCCACCGCCAGGCTCATATCCTATCAGCTTGGTTACAGTGCCAGATGA
- the kduI gene encoding 5-dehydro-4-deoxy-D-glucuronate isomerase: MKLDVRHGVHPQDFKGYDTSRLRGDFLISDLFVPGEISMVYSHVDRIITGGACPKGPLKLECGKEIGVDYFLERREMGIINVGGSGSVTVDGETFELKSLDGLYLGMGQKEITFESEDPSVPAHMYFSSAPAHMVHPNCYIDIEKAKKVKMGEPKKANVRTINQYIHPEVCSTCQLMMGLTQLEKGSVWNTMPCHTHDRRMEVYFYFDLPEDGLAMHFFGEPKETRHIVVRNEQAVINPSWSIHSAAGTSNYSFIWSMVGENQEFTDMDHVPMGELL, translated from the coding sequence ATGAAGTTAGACGTTAGACATGGGGTCCATCCCCAGGATTTTAAGGGCTATGACACGTCCAGGCTTAGAGGGGATTTTCTCATCTCCGACCTTTTCGTCCCTGGCGAAATCTCTATGGTCTACAGCCACGTTGACAGGATAATCACCGGAGGAGCCTGCCCTAAGGGGCCCCTAAAACTGGAGTGCGGAAAGGAGATCGGCGTCGACTACTTTTTAGAGAGGCGAGAAATGGGCATCATCAACGTCGGTGGCTCTGGCTCGGTCACCGTAGATGGAGAGACTTTCGAGCTCAAATCCCTGGATGGCCTGTATCTTGGGATGGGACAGAAGGAAATTACGTTCGAGAGCGAAGATCCATCAGTACCGGCCCATATGTACTTCAGCAGTGCCCCTGCCCATATGGTCCATCCTAATTGTTACATCGATATAGAGAAGGCCAAAAAGGTCAAAATGGGAGAGCCTAAAAAGGCTAACGTTAGGACCATCAACCAGTATATCCACCCTGAGGTCTGTTCCACCTGCCAACTAATGATGGGTTTGACCCAGTTGGAAAAGGGTAGCGTATGGAACACCATGCCCTGTCACACCCACGATCGGAGGATGGAGGTCTATTTTTATTTCGACCTTCCTGAGGACGGCTTAGCGATGCACTTCTTCGGAGAGCCTAAGGAGACCAGACACATAGTTGTCCGTAACGAACAGGCGGTCATAAACCCCAGCTGGTCCATTCACAGCGCCGCCGGAACGTCGAACTACAGTTTTATATGGAGCATGGTCGGAGAAAACCAGGAATTTACCGACATGGATCACGTTCCTATGGGAGAGTTGCTTTAA
- a CDS encoding TRAP transporter substrate-binding protein — MKKAITLLCVVALSLTVGWGLPQTAAWAKTVMKIGHSMPVDTFRQKSLLVFKEMVEKGTEGRVEVQIYPSGQLGTEMETLEAVKLGSVEGFRSGGFEDASPLLEIYSMPFLFTDMEGIHKITRGPIGEEIARSVEPSGMVILATGDSGLFRQISNNVRPITKPSDMKGLKMRTPPMSTIVKTMEALGANVVSIPFIETYMGLKTGVADGQENPLTNIVSMKFYEVQKYLTLVNYQYHAEMFYVNKSWFERLDEKDQAILKSAAVEMMLVSDRIVAEDDGKCMAFLKDKMEINSLTSEQHQAFVEAVKPVYEYYISKGMFTQEMLDRIREAASN; from the coding sequence ATGAAAAAAGCGATTACGTTGTTGTGTGTGGTAGCTTTATCTTTGACCGTGGGATGGGGACTTCCTCAGACCGCCGCATGGGCGAAGACGGTGATGAAAATAGGCCACTCTATGCCTGTGGACACCTTCCGTCAGAAGTCACTGCTCGTCTTTAAGGAAATGGTCGAAAAGGGTACCGAGGGCAGAGTCGAGGTCCAGATCTACCCCTCAGGACAGCTGGGAACGGAGATGGAGACCCTTGAGGCGGTCAAGCTAGGGTCTGTCGAGGGATTTAGAAGCGGTGGTTTTGAGGATGCCTCCCCTCTCCTGGAGATTTACTCCATGCCCTTCCTGTTTACCGATATGGAGGGCATCCACAAAATCACCAGAGGTCCGATAGGCGAGGAGATAGCCAGATCTGTCGAGCCTTCAGGTATGGTGATACTGGCTACCGGCGACTCAGGGCTCTTTAGACAGATAAGCAACAACGTAAGACCTATCACCAAACCTTCCGACATGAAGGGGCTTAAAATGAGAACCCCTCCTATGTCCACCATAGTCAAGACAATGGAGGCTCTTGGGGCTAACGTTGTTTCAATTCCCTTCATTGAAACCTATATGGGACTTAAGACCGGAGTGGCCGACGGACAGGAAAATCCTTTGACAAACATAGTCTCCATGAAGTTCTACGAGGTTCAGAAGTACCTTACTCTGGTGAACTACCAGTATCACGCCGAAATGTTCTACGTCAACAAATCCTGGTTCGAGAGGCTTGACGAAAAGGATCAGGCCATCCTTAAATCGGCTGCCGTGGAAATGATGCTAGTCAGCGATAGAATAGTCGCTGAAGACGACGGCAAGTGTATGGCTTTCCTCAAGGATAAGATGGAGATCAACAGTTTGACCTCTGAACAACACCAGGCATTTGTCGAAGCGGTAAAGCCGGTCTACGAATACTACATATCCAAGGGCATGTTCACCCAGGAGATGCTGGACAGAATCCGTGAGGCAGCCTCCAACTGA
- a CDS encoding TRAP transporter small permease, which yields MEYFTERVERILANLSIAVTGAMTVGVIALVFSRYVLGITYIWAEESISVLFLSTTYLGAALGVRYDEHIRIDLFTDRLSIPGKKIVSILQIAVVIALQLVLLKVCFYWIGKVGNTLTPGLRIPTKFIYSLFPLNLLLVIFFEISRLIGMLRKKSWA from the coding sequence ATGGAATATTTCACCGAACGTGTTGAGCGAATCCTGGCAAACCTGTCCATTGCCGTAACAGGAGCCATGACTGTTGGGGTAATAGCTTTAGTCTTTAGTCGCTATGTTTTGGGCATAACCTATATATGGGCGGAGGAGTCTATCTCGGTCCTCTTTTTGAGCACCACATATCTCGGTGCTGCCCTAGGGGTAAGGTACGACGAACACATAAGAATAGATCTCTTTACCGATAGACTCTCCATACCCGGTAAAAAGATAGTGTCTATTTTGCAGATAGCGGTGGTTATAGCCCTTCAATTGGTTTTACTTAAGGTCTGTTTTTACTGGATCGGGAAGGTCGGAAATACCCTTACCCCCGGTCTCAGAATACCGACTAAATTTATATATTCGTTGTTCCCGTTGAACCTGCTCTTGGTTATATTTTTTGAGATATCCAGGCTGATCGGTATGTTGAGGAAAAAATCATGGGCATAA
- a CDS encoding TRAP transporter large permease, which yields MLIGVPLCYSLGASAAAYFLMAKPEFMGIFAQRIWAGSSSYVLIALPLFILAGELMNSGGITRRILNFSLYLVRPIRGGLGEVNVIASMIFGGITGSSVADTSAIGSVLIPEMEKAGYSKGFSAGITVASSTMGMIIPPSIPMLLYAMVSGASVGSLFLAGLIPGILIGGSQIALVWMISRRRGYHPPLVPFDREDFIKTSKDGVLALLMPVIIVMSVSLGIATASESAGIAVLYSAILGFFVYRELDGGQLKDILKKTVLSSSAVMFVVGFSTIYVWILSVEQVPVMVGNFLLNLDIDRFWILLLLNVIILLVGTFVDVAPAILLLCPILLPVMKGIGVGELQFGAIMITGLAIGLVTPPVGMCLNACNKICRMSITEIFVSALPFVLCNLLVLLLVTFVPAISTWLPALMK from the coding sequence GTGCTGATAGGAGTCCCTCTGTGCTATTCTCTAGGCGCTTCCGCTGCCGCCTATTTCCTGATGGCAAAGCCGGAGTTTATGGGTATTTTTGCCCAGAGAATCTGGGCTGGCTCCAGCAGCTATGTCCTCATAGCACTGCCTCTTTTTATACTTGCAGGAGAATTGATGAATAGCGGAGGCATCACCAGAAGGATACTGAATTTCAGCCTCTACCTAGTACGTCCTATAAGAGGAGGTCTTGGAGAGGTTAACGTCATAGCCAGCATGATATTTGGAGGTATAACAGGCTCATCGGTGGCCGATACCTCCGCTATAGGCTCTGTGCTTATCCCTGAGATGGAAAAGGCGGGGTATTCTAAAGGTTTTTCTGCGGGAATTACCGTGGCCTCTTCCACCATGGGAATGATTATCCCCCCTAGCATTCCCATGCTTCTATACGCTATGGTATCAGGGGCATCGGTAGGGTCTTTATTTCTGGCGGGGTTGATACCAGGTATCCTCATCGGTGGCAGCCAGATCGCCCTGGTTTGGATGATATCCAGAAGAAGAGGATATCATCCACCTCTGGTTCCCTTTGATAGAGAGGACTTCATAAAGACGTCTAAAGACGGAGTTTTAGCCTTGCTGATGCCGGTGATAATAGTTATGTCGGTGTCTTTGGGAATAGCCACTGCCAGCGAATCCGCCGGTATAGCGGTGCTTTATTCGGCTATTTTAGGTTTCTTTGTCTACAGGGAGCTTGATGGAGGACAGTTGAAAGATATTCTCAAAAAAACCGTTCTCAGCTCCAGCGCAGTTATGTTCGTTGTGGGTTTTTCGACCATATACGTGTGGATACTGTCGGTCGAGCAGGTTCCTGTGATGGTGGGAAATTTTCTATTGAACCTGGATATAGATAGGTTTTGGATTTTACTGCTTCTTAACGTCATAATACTTCTGGTAGGTACTTTTGTGGACGTAGCACCGGCGATACTCCTCCTGTGTCCAATTCTGTTGCCTGTCATGAAGGGAATAGGTGTTGGGGAGCTTCAGTTTGGGGCGATAATGATAACCGGCCTAGCTATCGGTTTGGTCACTCCTCCTGTCGGAATGTGTTTAAACGCCTGTAACAAGATATGCAGGATGTCCATAACTGAGATCTTCGTAAGTGCCCTTCCCTTTGTCCTGTGTAACCTGCTGGTTCTTTTACTGGTGACCTTTGTCCCGGCTATCTCGACCTGGCTTCCTGCTTTGATGAAATAG
- the mrtS gene encoding Synerg-CTERM system glutamic-type intramembrane protease MrtS, translating to MIPLVVAAVMLYGPYGWCYLRKESPEDYGLLWKFTQKSIADTFIALILTLVPLTFIALNWPEGTLPRQIPIGSLMALMSAGSVAAVVEEVFFRGWLQSLASRMVGPLWAIVAVSVLFALCHLFIKVHWLRLATFFPSLVMGFLKYRHRSVAPSALYHLGGNLWSIWFFPDMI from the coding sequence GTGATACCTTTAGTCGTAGCTGCTGTTATGCTCTACGGCCCCTACGGTTGGTGCTACTTAAGGAAAGAGAGCCCCGAGGATTACGGCCTACTATGGAAGTTCACCCAAAAATCCATCGCGGATACCTTTATAGCCCTGATCCTCACCCTTGTGCCTCTGACGTTCATAGCCCTAAACTGGCCAGAGGGCACTCTGCCCCGTCAGATACCTATTGGATCCCTGATGGCCCTTATGTCAGCTGGATCGGTAGCTGCGGTAGTAGAGGAGGTTTTTTTCAGAGGATGGCTACAGTCTCTGGCGTCCAGGATGGTAGGTCCCCTTTGGGCTATAGTAGCGGTATCGGTGCTATTCGCACTGTGCCACCTTTTTATAAAAGTCCATTGGCTAAGGCTGGCTACGTTCTTCCCCAGCCTTGTGATGGGTTTTCTTAAGTATAGACACCGATCGGTAGCCCCCTCTGCCCTCTACCATCTCGGGGGGAACCTATGGTCTATATGGTTTTTTCCCGACATGATCTAA
- the glmU gene encoding bifunctional UDP-N-acetylglucosamine diphosphorylase/glucosamine-1-phosphate N-acetyltransferase GlmU produces the protein MVAMEKAGGSVGVLVLAAGKGTRMKSDSPKVMQPLLENPMLHYVLKAFGSVGETAVVVGHRGEMVQSYLSRSWPDVKTVWQREQLGTGHAVMEAHSWISRFDRVLVVNGDMPLMTEEIPKSLLEAHEGGCSFLTMELEEPEGYGRVVRGAKTCIVEQKDCLLEQKGIKEVNAGVYLMDVVPLLDSLKGLGRKNAQGEYYLVDVIEAFQDLGLPAKPVVVGDPDSLLGVNDPAGLAQVGTILRDRYVTEWMASGVKFVDPKSVWIGPDVVFQGEATVYPGVQIWGKSTVGVNASLGGFSVLRDVSIGENVELQGYCFIENSTLRGGSKAGPFCYIRQESVIEEKGFVGKFVEVKKSLIGKGSKVPHLSYMGDASLGANVNIGAGTITCNYDGKSKHPTTIGDGVFVGSDTMLVAPVTLGANSMTGAGSVITKDVPEGALAIGRAKQRNIEGWGKKTTEGSRDDDK, from the coding sequence ATGGTGGCTATGGAAAAAGCCGGTGGTTCCGTAGGGGTTCTGGTCCTTGCTGCTGGGAAGGGGACCAGAATGAAAAGCGACTCCCCTAAGGTTATGCAGCCTCTTTTAGAAAACCCTATGTTACACTACGTGCTGAAGGCCTTTGGATCTGTAGGGGAGACCGCTGTGGTGGTCGGTCACCGTGGAGAGATGGTCCAGTCCTACCTATCCCGGTCCTGGCCGGATGTAAAAACGGTGTGGCAGAGGGAACAGCTTGGGACTGGACATGCAGTGATGGAAGCTCATTCCTGGATATCCCGTTTCGACAGAGTACTTGTGGTAAACGGCGATATGCCTCTTATGACCGAAGAAATCCCAAAATCTCTCCTCGAAGCTCACGAGGGAGGGTGTTCCTTCCTCACCATGGAACTGGAGGAACCGGAGGGATACGGTAGAGTGGTAAGAGGGGCTAAGACCTGCATAGTGGAGCAAAAAGACTGTCTTCTTGAGCAAAAGGGCATCAAGGAGGTAAACGCAGGGGTCTACCTTATGGATGTGGTTCCCCTTTTGGACAGCCTTAAGGGTTTGGGACGAAAAAACGCCCAAGGTGAGTATTATCTCGTCGACGTCATAGAGGCGTTTCAGGATTTAGGCCTCCCCGCCAAGCCTGTGGTGGTGGGCGATCCTGACAGCTTGTTAGGGGTCAACGATCCTGCGGGGTTGGCTCAGGTCGGAACCATTCTGAGGGACCGTTACGTGACGGAATGGATGGCCTCAGGGGTAAAGTTTGTGGATCCTAAGTCGGTATGGATCGGACCGGATGTGGTCTTTCAGGGAGAGGCTACAGTTTATCCCGGGGTCCAGATATGGGGGAAGTCCACCGTAGGCGTCAACGCTTCGTTAGGCGGTTTTTCCGTCCTCCGAGATGTCTCTATAGGGGAAAATGTAGAGCTTCAGGGCTATTGCTTTATCGAAAACTCCACCCTCAGAGGGGGATCTAAAGCCGGTCCCTTTTGCTACATCCGTCAGGAGTCGGTGATAGAGGAGAAGGGGTTTGTCGGCAAATTCGTCGAGGTTAAAAAAAGCCTGATCGGCAAGGGGAGCAAAGTTCCTCACCTGTCCTATATGGGCGATGCGTCCCTTGGGGCAAACGTAAACATAGGTGCAGGAACCATAACCTGCAACTACGACGGAAAATCCAAACATCCCACTACCATCGGAGATGGGGTTTTCGTCGGCAGCGATACTATGTTGGTTGCTCCTGTGACTTTAGGCGCAAATTCGATGACTGGAGCGGGGTCGGTCATAACGAAAGACGTGCCCGAAGGGGCCCTAGCGATAGGAAGGGCAAAGCAGCGAAATATCGAGGGTTGGGGAAAAAAGACTACGGAGGGTTCAAGGGATGACGACAAATAG